The following coding sequences are from one Venturia canescens isolate UGA chromosome 5, ASM1945775v1, whole genome shotgun sequence window:
- the LOC122411128 gene encoding H/ACA ribonucleoprotein complex non-core subunit NAF1, translated as MESHPCELITNTETSENHHEKVTPEKPTMLPPENLSDETLNTDTTTISTEDVSSVDEIVDKIMSERMESAPIEICKPSDTIPETVNDLPNTETLTVNKGNSENSFEIGKSAGRSETEAKVEILNANASLAFLAVAYNSSDSENEDIEELDKKIANDSVYRIDSTICASDSDICSSEESNNSEPSDDESGDNQDDEETKKKLGNGRNKMRERETKGEFDDLPPIEELQIVVPEVLCDPLGEVGWMAEQMVVVKPKPEKPTLNLDTILFLDRGRRVLGRIFDVFGQVSEPHYCVRFNSSEHITQSQIKIGMIVYFCPNTPYTSLVFLHDLLKMKATEEISDQEHPEFSDDAEEKAYYAALNKKSTTEENPKKLQNKRRKMNQGPGWKSNHPWSSGRNPEMKNHKYDETTEGLTNQDQNSQNQGQRNVGWHQNAPPHFWQYPPSYNGWPAVGPRGENNWQNPYSGQHAQQQSPQLRGMQIPPNPYVHNMPPYQNNAQRFPMPNFQWHSHMSRFPGYSWPGLPPPPPPGV; from the exons ATGGAATCTCATCCATGCGAACTTATCACAAATACTGAAACATCAGAAAATCATCATGAGAAAGTTACTCCTGAAAAACCGACGATGCTTCCTCCTGAGAACCTATCAGATGAGACTCTAAATACTGATACGACAACGATCTCAACTGAAGATGTCAGTTCTGTGGATGAGATCGTTGACAAGATCATGTCAGAAAGAATGGAAAGTGCTCCAATCGAAATATGCAAACCTTCGGATACTATTCCAGAAACCGTCAATGATCTCCCAAATACTGAAACACTCACTGTTAATAAAGGAAACTCAGAAAATTCCtttgaaattggaaaatcTGCTGGGAGATCGGAAACAGAGgcaaaagtggaaatactcaacgcCAATGCTTCACTTGCGTTTTTAGCTGTCGCTTACAATTCCTCAGATTCAGAGAACGAAGATATCGAAGAGCTTGACAAGAAAATTGCTAATGATTCTGTATATAGGATCGATTCAACAATTTGTGCTTCAGACAGCGACATCTGTTCCAGCGAGGAAAGCAACAATTCAGAACCATCGGATGATGAAAGTGGAGACAACCAAGATGATGAggaaaccaaaaaaaa aCTTGGAAatggaagaaacaaaatgcgggaaagagaaacgaaaggagaatttgacgatttgcCACCAATTGAGGAGTTGCAGATCGTTGTTCCAGAAGTTCTGTGCGATCCCTTGGGCGAG GTAGGTTGGATGGCCGAACAAATGGTGGTGGTCAAGCCAAAACCAGAAAAGCCTACGCTCAATCTTGACACCATTTTATTCCTGGATCGTGGACGACGAGTTCTCGGTCGGATTTTCGACGTATTCGGCCAAGTTTCGGAACCTCATTATTGCGTACGTTTCAACAGTTCCGAGCACATCACGCAGTCACAAATAAAAATCGGAATGATTGTTTATTTCTGTCCAAATACGCCCTATActtctctcgtttttcttcaCGATCTATTAAA GATGAAAGCCACGGAAGAAATCAGCGATCAAGAGCATCCCGAATTTTCCGACGATGCTGAAGAAAAAGCCTATTACGCAGCTTTGAACAAAAAGTCGACAACTGAGGAAAAtcctaaaaaacttcaaaacaaacgtcgaaaaatga ACCAAGGGCCCGGCTGGAAATCGAACCACCCTTGGAGCAGTGGACGAAATCCGGAGATGAAGAACCACAAATATGACGAAACGACGGAAGGGTTGACCAATCAGGATCAAAATTCACAGAATCAAGGTCAAAGAAATGTAGGATGGCATCAGAATGCTCCACCGCATTTCTGGCAATATCCTCCCTCATACAATGGATGGCCAGCCGTCGGTCCCCGGGGTGAAAATAATTGGCAAAATCCTTATAGCGGGCAGCATGCTCAACAGCAATCGCCACAACTACGAGGAATGCAAATTCCTCCAAATCCTTACGTTCACAATATGCCTCCTTATCAAAATAATGCGCAACGATTTCCAATGCCCAATTTTCAATGGCATTCGCATATGTCCCGATTCCCCGGTTATTCGTGGCCTGGCTTGCCTCCACCCCCACCTCCGGGAGTTTGA